The Thermoanaerobaculia bacterium genomic sequence CCCCAGCCCAGGCCGCGCAGGCGATCCTCCTCTTCGGCGCGCGCCGTGACGAAGATCACCGGAGCGTCTCCTTCGGCGCGAACCGCGCGGCAGACGGCGTCCCCGCTCACGCCCGGGAGCATCCGGTCGAGGAGGACGAGATCGGGAGGCTCGCTCCGGAGGACGCGAAGGGCCTCGTCCCCGCGCGTCGCGACGACGACGCGGTACCCCGCGTTCTGCAGGTAGAGGCGCAGGAGGCCCGCGGTCTTCGCGTCGTCTTCCGCGACGAGGATCGTCGCGGGCGTCACGCCCGCCCCTCTTCGAGGAGCCCCCGGTAGAGCTCGACCACGCGGCGCGAAACGATCGGCATCGCGTAATTCTCCTCGACGCGCCGGCGGCCGGCGAGCCCCATGCGGCGTCGGAGGAGGACGTCGCCGAGCAGCCGGTCGAGCGAGAGCTCCCACTCCTCTTCCGAGCCCGCGAGGAATCCGGTCGCTCCCT encodes the following:
- a CDS encoding group 1 glycosyl transferase → GATGFLAGSEEEWELSLDRLLGDVLLRRRMGLAGRRRVEENYAMPIVSRRVVELYRGLLEEGRA